TGTTTGATAGGTTTAATTATTGATTAGTATGTTGTCAACACATCACTAGTTATACAGCTTGGATTTTGGTTTTGGCCCTTTCTGCCGCCCAAAGCTGAAAATTTTGGACCTTTGGTTCCCATCAGTTAACAAATCACATCGTTTATTATGTCAAACTGGTCAGCTTGGCATCTGCTATTTGGGATTGGGATTTTCATTACAAATACTAGGCTAAAACATTCTAATGCAAGTTGGTTTCTCTTGCAATTTTTGCTAAGCTTTTCTAAGAACAAATTAATAAACAGAACTTGGacccttttttcattttttttaaagttatgatCATAGGAAATTTTGTCACTTCCGGCTTTAGGGTATGTATGATCTTCCATGAAGGAAAGAGTTATTCTACGCGTGAAATCTGCCTTAAGTTCTGCTTAATCTGAACAGTATTGGTAGGTTCTTTTGACTAATATTATTCCCAACAGGCATTATCCTTTCCCcaatatataataaatgaaagaaacaaaaacaaaaaacaaaatctattttctatcaattaattTATTAGTCAAGTACccgaataataataataaatatataactaAGCGGTCATCATCGTATCATAAATAACTTGCCATGAAGTTGATGATTCTCGCGATCCTGCATCACTTTCCAACTGTTTCTTGGTATTAGACAATACGATTCTCTCGATCGAAACCGCGCGATAACCAAAAACAATTCAGAGGATTTGGTCCTTTTAAGTAGTTTGTTTTCATGATTAACATGGGTGGCTGGTGATGATGATGGGTCAGTAGTCTACTCTCGCCATTTGTTTCTCCCAGTGAATATTCTAAACGAATTCAATTCTCAACAAATTCGCACCTCATGTTTCCAACCAGGATTGGTTTAGTGGTCCAGCAAGGAGGCCCCATCATCCATCATCTTCACATACGAGCCGTCGACGTCCCCACCGACAAATCATTCCTTACACCATCttacattaaaaacattaatatatcatattttctTTAATACCAAAGGTGGCGGTATAATGAAGTATTAACATCTTAGGCGGACAACTTAGACTATGTGTGattagattaataaataaaaatttaagtttaatgatGAAGCTAAGCTTGCTTAGTCGCTTTCTCAAATACCGTGCCAAATACATTCCATGCTTTGTCGTTTTGGAAAAATGTTGAAAATGCCCATACATATCAACTTTACCTAACCAAACCGACCAAAAGTTGGATTTCCCCCATTCACATTCTCTCACTTTAGATTAACATGTTCACAAagatacttaaaaataaaataaaaacttatggTTCACTCGTGGCTTAATTATTTGCACGTGGCTTTTTCATGGTCCAAATTCATGCGACGGCCAACTTGCTGGAATAATAATTGTTTCATATTCCATTCATGGAGGGCTAGCTAGGCATGTACTTTTTACACACAATCAATATCTTAATATTTACGTTTACTGAAGAGATGCTTCTTTTGTATTAGATCAGAGATGGAACCCTAATATTCTTCACgctataattaattaattaaccccTGGGTTAAAAAGTTGTTTGCTTTGCTGTGTCTGATGATTTTCTGTAAGTTCCATCAGTTATGTTGAGTATTTGAGGAGCAGAAAATGAAATGAGTGATTGGATTTAGATTTTCTTTGCTGCTTATATATTCCCATATTTTTCGAGAAACCAACAAAACCCGGTGACTGCTCATTTGACACCAAATGGACCCTAGCCACCATTGATACTATATGTCAGTTTAAGACTTGTCATAAATTAGTACCAAAGTCGggattaaaagagttaaattataaaattgggtAATAATAATTTCCTTTTTGTTATTTGTAATTAGGAAAAATAGATTATATTTATACTGAAGAAACCCCACCCCCTTTTATATCAAGCAAAGctttcttaccataaaagttaaaaatttttcatctttatcttcttttctaaactcataaattttattgattatagaAGACCTTGAAACATGattagaaaattagaaaatacCGACAAAGATAGGTATCCCATAACAATTAAGAATCAAAGCATGGCCACTTTATATTAGATATAATAGTTGGTACGGTGGCATATATTGAAGAGATAGCTTAGATTAAGGATTGAGGCTCAAAGCATGCTCACTTCTTATCACCTTCCTAGGGATTTCCTCACACTTATCAATAACACTCCACAATATCCAATTTCTTCAAAACATCACCCTGTTTGGCTTATAAGAAAGAATTTCCTCATCTTGCTTGTCTTCAGCTTGATCTCTCTTAGATCTAAAGGCTAGAATTTCATTGAGGGTTTTCACATGATCAAACATCCAATCCTCATAAAAAGAGAAATTTTTGTTCCTGAGTTGTAGATATTATAGAGATATGGGGTTGAGTTCTAAAGAGGTTTCTAGCGATGGTCTTGGGTGGAGCCAGTCTTTGTTGCAGGCTCAAACTCTGGAGTTACCCAAAGCAATTAAGAGGCAGCACCCACAGAACCAGCAACCTGAGCCATTAAAGTGTCCGAGATGTGATTCTACCAACACCAAGTTCTGTTATTACAACAACTATAACAAGTCTCAACCTAGGCATTTTTGCAAGGCTTGTAAGAGACACTGGACAAAAGGTGGCACTCTCCGCAATGTTCCTGTTGGTGGTGGCCGCAAAAACAAGCGGCTTAAGACATCTAATAGCAGCAATACAACTGCCGTCGTTGCCTCCGCCGTCATTGGTAACACTAGTACAACCAGTGTTGCCCTCAAAAGCTCAACTACCTCTGGGGTTAACAATAGGCTGAATAACTTCATGGCAATCCAACGATCGCAGCAACAAAGGCAGGATCTTCAGCTTCCACTTGCTGATCAGAAGAAGAACACATCGAGCATCCAATTTCAGGTGATGGGTCGTCCACCATCTTCATCGTTGCTGCAGAATCCTATCACTTGCGGAGACTTGGACGGAAAAAGTTTCAACATAAACAATAATGGTGTGTTTCTGGGTTCAACTTCAACAACCTTGTCGTTGCCTCAAACTCAAGGCTTACAATTTCCATTTTCAAGTCCAAGCTCAAGTTCTTTTGAGACAACCCCAACTTCACTATCAACCTCATTCCAATCTTCAAGTATCTATAACTACACTAGTGAAACAATGGAGGATCCAACCATCACTAGCATCATCATGCCAACCCCAAGTGGCACCGCTTCGCATACATGGAATGTGTCTATTAGAAGCAGTGACATGGACATAGCAAACTACTGGAATTGGGAAGATATTGATGCACTTGTCTCTATCGATCCCAACATGCCATGGGATGATTCTGAGATCAAACCATGAACAAGGTCTTTTAACCATATATTCCTTCTCTTCTTGTTTTTGGTTTTCTTATTTAATGggcggttttttttttttttgtttctctttggATGTTATTTTCCCTTTCTTAGATTGTTCATTAATATGTATAGTCTCCCCTTTCAACTTGTAACTGTTAAAAATGAGCTATATAGGCTATTAGAAGCTGCCATTTTTCAAATTCAGCTTCAGGGTGGTGGTGTAAATTTTGTTCTCTACCTCTTATATAATGCGAgagcatatgtatgaatgtgtaatTTTAGGCTAGGCTTTGTTGTTGATCATACGAATGGGATAAGAGAGAGATGTGGTGGGGTGCATAAAGAAAGATATCAGAAATGGGGTCTATTCCAGCTATGGTGGGCAAACTGAGATGTGATGGAAAAAGTGTTGAAATATTGGGAGATGCTTCTTTTGTATTAGATCAGAGATTGATTTGTTTGGGTATTGGAAGAACCCTAATATTCTTCACgctataattaattaattgatgaattaaataAAGTTGTTTGATTTTTCTTTAGATTCCATTAGGTGTGTTGAGTAAATGAGTGATGGAATGTAGATATTCCCGTATGTTTAGAGAAACCAACAAAACCCGACATTTCATGGGCGGTGACCGCTAATTTCACACCAAATGAAACCTAGCAGCCATCTATACATACATGTCAATTTACAACATTCTGTACTTGTCATAAATtagataaaaagataaaattcgataattatttgttattttgtaaattagaaaataataggAATGGAGGAGTTTAGAGGAGCATGGCCTCCTTGATGATGATCCATGTGTTATATAATTATAGCTAGATTgtatattgataaattttgaaataatttaataatgtagtggtatatataacaatttttttgtaaaatctaaAGAGATTTTAATGGTCGCTGTAGTCAGCAATAATGAAGGGAATTTGTAGAGCCAGGTTGGAGCGGATCATTGACACAGATGGGATGGGAGAGGCCACCTGCAAGTGCAAAATCACATGTGTATACTATACCCTATAGTCTATAGGGTGTTAGGATAGGAGTAGGATGATCACAAACCTGGAGGCATATCCATCACCTAACCAGTCATCACGTGGTGCCAACTCTTTTCAACTCCAAAGTCCAAATAGGTCCCACAAGTCGAGCTAGTTGTTAACACTAGAGGTAGTTAAGCTTTTAAGAGCAACGCTAGCTAGTTGTGCTAGTGTTACTAGTGGCAATGGAGGCTGCAATGTTGCTGCTATTAGATGTCTTAAGCCGCTTGTTTTTGTCGCCACAACTAAGAATATGGGTGTTGCGGAATTATAGATGATAATATAATCAGCGAGATGATGATCGGTTATTCTTAGAGATGATACTGTGAGGAGGTTTCGCTTCACTGGATTTTTAATAATCTTAAGCAATCCAACTATAAATTTGTTAGTTGTCTctatcaaaatatgaaaataggtTGTTTGATGTCAACTTCATGTTTTGGTCAAATATGCAAGTCTTCACGTCATACTTCAAAATtctacccaaaaaaaaaaagtcattttcaCATTTCCTCATGTATCATCTGGAAAATTGTTTATAGAAAGTGCCCAGATTTAGACATTGTTTAATACAGTCTCAAGTTTCCACTGGCTCTTTCTCGCCTTTGAAAGTCATGCACTTCAAAACCTGAAAAAGTCTTTAAAGCTTCCATGGAAATTACTGTATATATTAGTGAAAAATACACtgtcaaagaaataaaagaaacctgTAATGTATAGTGGGAAAAACGCAAGTACATGTCCATGGTTAAGACTTAAGACACATGTATGTTGTTACCCTACAACAAAAACATCTAGAATTCTTACGACTGTCTCCGGCATATCCATCTACAAGTTTCCCATCCTCACTCCGGCGAAAAGAAATGCAACCCCAGTGCCAAAGACACCCTTTTTCAATGCTGCGCATGATGAGCGATTATTTAACACTAACCCTGCTAGCAGGTATACCTCTGAAATGAAAAAGAACACCTTGAAATACTGATGCAACTCATCATTTAGACGATGAGAAACTCACAAGAAGCATTAAAACGCAGCCATTGACCAGGTTGCTCAGTGACTCTTCTTGACCACTAAGATAAGGTCGTTTAAGTTACTGTTAAAACTAAAAACATACCACAACTGTCCATGCtctagattaaaattaaaataaaatactaaaatgagtatctaactatttaattttgtctttttcatCACCCAAAATTCAAAACAGTTcagtaacaaaaataaaaaactaatagtTAGATAACTTACTCAAATAAAATTTATAGATAAttgcaaaaaaaacaaaattcataatataatataatggaATTGAACAACAAAATAAGCTAATCAAATTACTGGAAATTAGCGAGTCAACTAAGGTTAAAGGAAAAGGACATCCCAGGACAAGGGAAAGAAACGGAAGTGAATCAGCAAAGGGATTCTAAAAAGGGCAGTTTAGTAAATATAAAGGGAAGAAATAGAAAAACTCAAACCACTCCTCCTTTGCTCATCAGCAACAGCAAGTCCCAAAAACCAGAGCCAGTAACAACGTTGAAGCCATTgttcaaacaaacaaataaacccCACAAAGCAGAAGCTAAAATCTCGGACAAAATATGACCCACAAAAGCCAAAACacgaacaaaaagaaaaacagagTAATAAAAGCGTTTAAGAAAGAAGCAAGTGGTAAACATTGATTGAGATTCAAACTCTGATCCGGAAGAGATCAAGGGTGCATTAAACTGAATCCTAGGTTGGCTTTTTGCATATATGTTGAGCTATTGTAACACTATTTGATCATCTGAATCTGAAGGAAGAGTAGCAATGACTAAATCAACAAATTCCTACTTGATTGATAATTGAGAATATGGGTGTTGTAGAATGATGGCTGACAATATGTTCAGTTATCTGATGATTTGTTGTTCTTCACATCTTTTGTATCCGACGACAAAGTTGTATCGTGTCTATCAAAATATGTAGAGAGTCTGCCCGATATCAATTTCATGATTGGTCATATAAGCAAGTCTTCACATCGTACCGTACGTTTAAATACTAAAAGAATTTGAGTCCATATTACCTCTTATATCATCTTGAGTGTTATTTACAGACTATACCAGATTCAGACATTGTTCCAACACAGTCTCAAGTTTCCACTAAAGGTTAGgcactttaaaaattaaaaccttaAAAACTCTTTTATAAATTCCCATGGAGATTACTATATATTACTGAAAAAATACACTCTCAAATGTCACTCTAATCACTTCACATACTAAAAAAAACGAAACACTAAGCGCTTAGACAACATGCAAAATGCTTAGACAGAAACCTGCAACGTAAAGTGGGAAAAACACAAGTACATGTCCATGTCCATGGTAAGACGCATGTATACTAAAACACACATGCTGTAACCTAAGTTGTCTACAACAGAAACATTAAGGCTAATCAacaatgaatgaaattttatgactgcCTCTGAGCATATCCATCTACAGGTTTCCCATCCTCACTCCGGTGTCTTTGCCGTAGTTAACTGTTGCATCATTAGCCTTCGAATAACTCACATAGTAAAGCTCAGAGACTACAGCTGTTAGGAAAGCAAATGCAGCCCCAGCGCCAAAGACACCCTTTCTCAATGTCGCACACGATGGGGGATCATTTAAGAGATTCTTGTACTTGGTGTGATAAGCATTCCGCACTGACCCTGCCAGCAGACATACCTCCGCAATGAAAAAGAACAACCTGAAATACCAATACAACACATCGTTTAGATGATAAGAAACAATAACAGAAAGAATTTAAAAACACTGTCATTGACAAGGATGCTCAAAGCCTCTTCTTGACCATTAAGATAAGATTGTTTAAGTTATTGTCAAAACTCAAAACACACCAACAAGTGATGAATAGGACAACTGCCCATGCTCTCGATCCACTTGGTCTCATGGCCTTCCCACAGCATAAGCACCGACTTGTCACCATTATTAGTATCTGACTAAGCAGAAGGAAGAGGAACGAACCCACACCCAAACCAGTTGCAATATCCTCATCATAAACACAATAACTTTCTTTCCCATTATTGCCAACAGTGGCCTGCAAAAAGAGAACGGGAAATTGTTACACTCAAGCTTCATTGAGGTAAAACATCAAACTAATCCCAAAATCTATTCATTGAAACAAACAACTCTGCAATTCTAATACCTTTTCCTTTTACAAACCCTTTACCTTTTACAAACTCGTATTTTTGTTAACACCATGAACCAACTTAGTGAAACAATGTGTTCAAATTTTATTGTCAAAGACTACCCAATTAAAGAGTCATTAATGTATCCagatataaacatgtatacaaaAGTATCAGATACACCATTGCCACTTCACTAATCATTTCCGCTGTTGTCGAAAGAAGCATAGTCTATGACCGTACCACCAACAGCTACTACTTCTATAAAGAAAAGCAACGATGAGAATTCTTCAATGTGATCACCTATTTCCATGACACTAACAGAACACGAGCGTACTTAATCTGGGTTTAAAATGTTCCGAGTCTTTGCGGCTCTTCGATTGAAGTTCTAATTAAGCCATACTAGCAGTAACAAAGcatttaaaatgaaatgaaagaaaggCAATGTTCTCAAATTGTACATGTTTCTATGATATTCTTTCATCACTAATCGAGAAAGCTTTTTCCATAACAACTGCAGCAAAACAATGTTCCCTCTTCAGTACTTCGGATATAGGCCTCCTTAAACTTACAGCTGAATCTGTTAACCcatcttttaaataaaatagtttgCACTTTGCACCCAAAAATATTTGAAGCACAGAAGCTATGACATGAGGAATTTGATGGCAATATCTTGGCCTATCTGACCAACAGGTTAAAGCAGATTCATTCTAGATCTGacaaacaatataaaaattatctgTTCTTTTACAAGGCGAGGAACCAAAAAGAAAGAACTTTTCGCATACAATAAGGGGGCGGGGGGGGGGGAGGCTTAAAGTTTTTAATCAAATTTCTGGAAATTAGCAAATCAAAGCAGGTTAAAAAAAATGGT
The genomic region above belongs to Gossypium hirsutum isolate 1008001.06 chromosome D05, Gossypium_hirsutum_v2.1, whole genome shotgun sequence and contains:
- the LOC107905776 gene encoding dof zinc finger protein PBF; this encodes MGLSSKEVSSDGLGWSQSLLQAQTLELPKAIKRQHPQNQQPEPLKCPRCDSTNTKFCYYNNYNKSQPRHFCKACKRHWTKGGTLRNVPVGGGRKNKRLKTSNSSNTTAVVASAVIGNTSTTSVALKSSTTSGVNNRLNNFMAIQRSQQQRQDLQLPLADQKKNTSSIQFQVMGRPPSSSLLQNPITCGDLDGKSFNINNNGVFLGSTSTTLSLPQTQGLQFPFSSPSSSSFETTPTSLSTSFQSSSIYNYTSETMEDPTITSIIMPTPSGTASHTWNVSIRSSDMDIANYWNWEDIDALVSIDPNMPWDDSEIKP
- the LOC107905774 gene encoding uncharacterized protein — protein: MASTLLLALVFVIDLIAFALAVAAEQRRSTATVGNNGKESYCVYDEDIATGLGVGSFLFLLLSQILIMVTSRCLCCGKAMRPSGSRAWAVVLFITCWLFFFIAEVCLLAGSVRNAYHTKYKNLLNDPPSCATLRKGVFGAGAAFAFLTAVVSELYYVSYSKANDATVNYGKDTGVRMGNL